From Nitrosopumilus zosterae, the proteins below share one genomic window:
- the pyrF gene encoding orotidine-5'-phosphate decarboxylase yields MVTFQTRLSQISKINGKVILANDYDRSVKNLETKTIQNIKQLHPFLCGIKLNFHLLLPLSAKAILKINNTAHRYGLQTIADIKLNDIGNTNRVTTEHLWNLGFDAVIANPIMGLDSLKNLVKSSHKSGKGVITLCHMSAPEARLSYDMEIKMGRKQQLYQLFLNWALAAKVDGIVVGATFPKIIQYCSKKAGKNLKIFSPGVGTQGGNANEVISSGTDYLIVGRTILNSKNPSSVAKELQLQSFGK; encoded by the coding sequence ATGGTCACCTTCCAAACTAGACTTTCGCAGATCTCTAAAATTAATGGAAAAGTAATCCTTGCAAATGATTATGATCGCTCTGTAAAAAACCTGGAAACAAAAACTATCCAAAATATTAAACAATTACATCCTTTTCTGTGTGGCATTAAACTAAATTTTCATTTACTATTGCCACTCAGTGCTAAAGCAATTCTTAAAATCAATAATACTGCACACAGATATGGTTTACAAACAATTGCCGACATAAAACTAAATGATATAGGAAATACAAATCGAGTTACAACAGAACATCTTTGGAATTTAGGTTTTGATGCAGTAATTGCAAATCCGATCATGGGTCTTGACAGTTTAAAAAATTTGGTTAAATCATCTCACAAAAGTGGAAAAGGTGTTATTACTTTATGTCACATGAGTGCCCCCGAAGCTAGATTGTCGTATGACATGGAAATCAAAATGGGTAGAAAACAACAATTATACCAATTATTTCTAAATTGGGCTTTGGCTGCAAAAGTTGATGGCATTGTTGTTGGAGCAACTTTTCCAAAAATTATTCAATACTGTTCTAAAAAGGCAGGCAAAAATTTAAAGATCTTTTCTCCCGGTGTTGGAACTCAAGGTGGTAATGCAAATGAAGTAATTTCGTCTGGAACTGATTATTTGATTGTAGGTAGAACCATACTAAATTCTAAAAACCCTTCAAGTGTTGCAAAAGAATTACAATTACAAAGTTTTGGAAAGTAA